The sequence GGTAGGCCGGGAAAGCGCTGCTCTGCAGGATGCGTCGGGGCAACGCCACGGGTGGCGGAGCGTAGCCGCGCAAGCCTTCGCCGCGAGTGATCATCAGCTTGGCGACGCCCTCCCCCAACCCGGCCGAGAAGGCCAGCAGCTCGGTGCGCATCAGCGCAAGATCGAGGGCGATACCCAGGCGCCGACAGCCTTCGGCCAGGCGCGCCAGGTGGTACTCGAGAAGCGGGGGTCGACCGGCGCGTACGGCGATGGTTTCGAACAATCCATCGCCGTAGGCCAGGCCGCGATCCTTGATGGACAGCGACTCGGCCGGATGGCCGTCGACCCAGCTCGGCATCAGTCCTGGAACCTGCGGAACACCAGGGAGCCGTTGGTGCCACCAAAGCCGAAGGAGTTGGACAACACCACGTCGATGGGCATGGAGCGCGCTTCGTGAGGCACGAAGTCGAGGTCGCAGCCTTCGTCCGGCTCTTCCAGGTTGATGGTGGGCGGCGCTACCTGATCGCGCAGGGCGAGGACGCTGAAGATCGCTTCCACGGCACCCGCGGCACCCAGCAGGTGACCGGTCATGGACTTGGTGGAGCTGACCGCGAACTGGTAGGCGTGCTCGCCGAACACAGACTTGAGCGCCATGGCTTCGGCCAGGTCGCCAGCCGAGGTGGACGTACCGTGCGCGTTCACGTACTGCACCTGGTCGGCGTTCAGACCGGAATCACGCAGGGCATTGCGCATGCAGCGCGCAGCACCGGCGCCGTCTTCGGGCGGCGAAGTCATGTGGAAGGCGTCGCCGCTCATGCCGAAGCCGATCAGCTCGGCGTAGATGGTCGCGCCACGGGCCTTCGCGTGCTCGAGCTCTTCCAGCACCAGGGCGCCGGCACCGTCGGACAGCACGAAGCCATCGCGGCCCTTGTCCCAGGGACGGCTGGCGCGGGTCGGGTCGTCATTGCGGGTGGACATCGCACGAGCCGCACCGAAGCCGCCCAGGCCCAGGCCGCAGGCGGCCATCTCGGAGCCACCGGCGATCATCACGTCGGCCTCGCCATAGGCGATGTTGCGTGCGGCCATGCCGATGCAGTGGGTACCGGTGGTGCAGGCGGTGGCGATGGCGTAGTTCGGCCCCTGGATACCCAGGTGGATCGACAGGAAGCCGGACACCATGTTGATGATCGAACCGGGCACGAAGAACGGCGAGATACGGCGCGGGCCCT is a genomic window of Pseudomonas resinovorans NBRC 106553 containing:
- the fabF gene encoding beta-ketoacyl-ACP synthase II: MSRRRVVVTGLGMLSPLGTDVPSTWQGILAGRSGIGLIEHMDLSAYSTRIGGSVKEFDVEQYLSAKEARKLDLFIQYGLAASFQAVRDSGLEVTDANRERIGVAMGSGIGGLTNIENNCKSLHEQGPRRISPFFVPGSIINMVSGFLSIHLGIQGPNYAIATACTTGTHCIGMAARNIAYGEADVMIAGGSEMAACGLGLGGFGAARAMSTRNDDPTRASRPWDKGRDGFVLSDGAGALVLEELEHAKARGATIYAELIGFGMSGDAFHMTSPPEDGAGAARCMRNALRDSGLNADQVQYVNAHGTSTSAGDLAEAMALKSVFGEHAYQFAVSSTKSMTGHLLGAAGAVEAIFSVLALRDQVAPPTINLEEPDEGCDLDFVPHEARSMPIDVVLSNSFGFGGTNGSLVFRRFQD